The sequence gccaccagtgttcccatcacctcctcctgctccactagtcgtccagggtgaactggagtatgaggtagagagaattctaaACTCTCGGTGGGTACAGGGTTCATtgcaatacctagtccactggaagggtttcgGACCAGAAGAgagtacatgggtggcagttagggACATACACGCTCCTCAGTTAGTCCGACAATATCAtgcccagaatccgtctaaacccggtccagtggataagggtcctgatgcccctcataagagggggggtaatgtcaggaactcacctgacctggctccagcggcgtcttcttcgggctcggctccggcggccggctcgagagcgTGTCGGCGCTCCGCCCGCCGgaaccgagtgacgtcacggagacccggctgcgtccctagtaaccaggggcgccgcggtctcacgtgacagtcagccggccggccggcacggCTGATGCGGCTCCcgtgcaggctgagtgacagatcgctctgccactcggcctgcagcgccgcagctgtattgttgctggaatcaggagaccggaccaatcagtgtctggtccgggctcctgatccagtataaagtaaggTTAAAGCCAGTTGGTAATCGCTGGCTGTTAGGTTCAcgtctgatcccagctccccctgtcctattcctgcgaaccccgtcctaattccttctgcctgacttactcgtgttctgacctccgcctgactttttgactatcccttgtgttcctgactttgtactgcgttgcccgtgtggtttgacccggattgttctactattctatattgtgtttgtctgtccgtcttgttctgtgtttcacttacgcagcatagggaacgccttcgtggttgtccgcgaccgtttagggtcgaccgaggcaagtaggtagggtcagtgggtgggttcagatccagggcccactgtctctgtcctgtctgtgcttgccagtcctgacaactGCCCtgtactttgtagagtggttcacGGTGTAggctgagatgatccctgactttctccctcttgtagtgtctagcactgcataggaGTCATAGATAGACTGTATAGTGTCTCTGGTTACTTCATTCACATGTGTCTTGGACTCACTAACACAACTGGACTCTtccggacaggggtcctggcaaagccaggccctggcttgcctacagcagggacgtctgttctgtgtgtcctcctcccaagAGAATCTAAGTaagactgacgctacacttcctcccaccaagtgactacttcctacagggatgtgtAAAAAACCCAGTGAGTGGTGAAAAAGGATGTGTGCAAAGGTAAGAAGAGAAAGGAAAGGTCAGAAAAGATGAGCATCTCcattggtcaataaaagtacataCTACAACAAGGAGCAGtgaccctttgcttacttcagccgTGCAACAGACAAGAgctcacatacaaaacactgacatctagtggtgaaattacAGAATGCAACCTTCATCACCACTCAGCTTTGAGTAAAAAGGCTTTTGCCACAGGTGTAATAtacaaaacacccgtggtgggacgctacacatgcagcagctgataagtactcgaacaCACATGATTTTTCAAAAGAGgtaaagttgatttgaaagaaaaaaaaattggtgaactacccctttaatagatgttCTTGTTTTAGGATCAGGAAAATAATAGCACCTCCCCCCTCCGACCAACCTCTTTGCAATATTTCTTGATCCATTTCTATTCAGTTATTATTGTGCAGGTGTCGGAGGCCTCATAGGCTGCCAGGCATTTTGGCACCATTGGGAACCATTTAGAATCTAAGTAAACTTTTATTTGTTTGACTTAGTTCTACACAGTTGTCCAGGTCCACACTGCATCATTGTGTGTATAGACTCTGCCCTCTTACTATATAACCCCAAGGCTTTCTTGTACTACAGACAATACTCACAGGGTGTCTCTTGTGGTGTCCACACCCTATAACACAGTACTAGGTTAAATTTCCATAAAGCTATTGTCAATGTAATGCTGAATATTCACAATTTGCGCTCAATTTATCTAAGGAGACACAACAATATCCTACCATAAAAACACTAAATACTGGGATGGTCCCAATGGTCCCAAATTACATTTGCCGATTGTGACTTTGTTCTTACTGGGCAGAGCTGGACTTGTGGTGTCTGCTCGACCGGTCACGTGTTGTTTCGggtgatgccacttctatggtggatggtcgatggaatatagctcagccggttatgaggttgtcgtgatgccagtgctaactcagcacacaggtgtgatggtatacctgcttgttgtgtgtggctggctatacccttccccaatggtcgtgacctgccgggttgtgatgggtcccttgggtacttattacGGTGATCTGCAGTgaagttatgacccacccggactatcggtaccgccacccacaaaaaggggagatgacccaaggacggtacAGTTGCTGTGTAGGTGCTAGTGCATtaaccactgagtcccagtaaaataaataaactcttccttTACTGACAAATACATTGGGATACAAGTAGACAATCACATTGGACTTGACTTGACTAGACCTGCACCGAGAACTGTAGAGGTAGTGaacgtagagtagcagtgctgacttggttgcgtgctgagaagaatAGAGTGAGTTCAAAGGAGTGAAGAAGAATAGGTTGTGAGAGTTCAGAGGAGTGGGGAGGattttgtcttgagagtcccaacccaatatagtactgtgctctgctggaactttagaagaagtaaaaGGATACTTAAGAACGCTTGAaaggagaagaatacttgtgcccgtgtttcgacctttgtcccTATAACCACTTGTTGCTctacagtgttgggtgacccgtcctagtagggtgacacaagccccagtcctagttacctgagttgagcaaggtgtccaAAGTTACCTGGTTTCACATagactgcgagatagaatacataggcacttagctgctttgctctatcttgatcagttcctctagcttgtaggatactgtcctgcacttttagagatgttcacaacGTGGGTTGGGgagatccctgacttgtcctctctgttgaCGTTTAGCACTGTATtagaggtagaagtgttgctttaaaggagaaaaagtctctgtgtcttccatacatctgtccactaccacactccagactagactacttgTCCTTGACAGGGGACCTAGCAGAGCCAGGGTCCAGCTTTACCACAGCAGGGACCGTCCTGTCTTGCATCCTCTCTCTACTAAGACTAAGACTTGACTAAGACTTACTAAATGTGggtgtacacttcctctccccatgtgacaacttcctacagggtgtgtaacagctcctgtgagtggtggagaagagagtgcaaggagaaagaaggatagagataggtggaagagaagagcagctctcattggtgtgcagatcatgaacaaaacattaacccttaaacgaccgccacaccagacctgaccaataccaccatactatgactggataacaccatcataccagtctccctcactctactATGTTATCAGTGCCTGTgcggctaccccccccccccccccccccccccccccccccccccccccggcaacaacaaatttactggcaagtcggaacaggaggtgggagactacgaaaaataaaaacaaaaaaaagttgttttcttccgcctactccctggtgctgccctaggcaccggaccacgggtgcctagtgttAAATACGGTCCtgctcccacatagtagttaggccccatctgtactcctatatagtagttagcccctgTCTGTGCACCATCTGTACTTCCATTTAGCAGTTAGgtccccttctgtgcctccatatagtagttaggcctttctGTACAGTCCTCAGTAAATAATATCACCCATGTAGCaaccttctgctgccacctcattgCTCATGTACTTTTCTATTTTATAGTGATATTATTGTGATATTCTATGATGATAATATTCAGTATACTGGTAGTATTTGGTAACTGACAGATATATAGAGTTATACAGTACTATTATACATAGAATATTATCCTATAGCTGTATTGTATATGAGCTGTAGAACAAAGTAAATATTCTTTTATAGACTCGTGACGCCTAGAATTGGGGGCCCATGTCCAAATTTGCCCTGAGCCCCTAGGAATCTCAATAAATATTTTTCAGGTTCTTCTATTTGAGTCAGATTGCTTTGGCGTCATCTAGCTGTCCAGCACCACAGGGCATGATACTTGCTGGGTTTATGCCATTATGCTGTATCCACTCCTCCAACCTAGAACAGTATATATGAACCCAATCCGGATCACTGAAGACTTCATCCCAACCACATCAAGATGAACTCCTTCTCCACTACCGGCCTTCTGGTCTTCTGTGCTTTGTTGGGCTCAGGTCTGTATACATtgtgaatttttaaatagaaaaacatggctgcctttatTCAGACACAACCGCCCCACTCTTGAGCTCAGTTAGCATGTGGTATTGCGACTCGGCTACACCGAAtagaatggagcagagttgtaataccacacataacctgaggacaggggtggcgctgttttttaagTAAGGCAGCCATATTTTTCCAGTCCTGGGTGACCCCTTTTAGCCTTGTGGATTGTGGCCCCATAGACACTCATCTTGATTATATTGTTTATATACTGCAGCCTTTCCGCATCAATGTATATCCTGTGTGGCTGAGAACTCCACGGTGTGTCAGGAATCGGAGATGGAGTGTATCGGATCTCGCTGCATGACCGCCTCCCAGCACTATAAGAATGGTGAGCGAGGGGTTTTTACTCTaagattttttagtttttttgctcATCATCTCATCTGTAATATCTATTCTGCAGGCGACAAGGAATTCATGTCCATCTACAAAGGATGCGACAATGAGACTCTGTGCGGAGTCTCCGGATCAGTCACTGAGGATCCAGATGTTAAGATCAGAGCGTGTGCAGCATGCTGCTCCGGGGACTTCTGCAACAACGAGAACTTTCAACGTAAGTGCTACATTAAGGGCGatctccaccagcagaatagtgagtgcagctctggagtataactcaggatcagtaatgtaatgtatgtacacagtgaccccaacagcagaatagtgagttcaaCTCTGCAGTATTatacgggatgtaactcaggatcagtacaggatcagtaatgtactgtatgtacacagtgaccccaccagcagaatagtgattgcagctctgaagtataatacaggatgtaactcaggatcagtaatgtaatgtatgtacacactacacagtgaccccaccagcagaatagtgagtgcagccctggggtataatacagcatgtaactctggatcagtacaggatcagtacaggtagtGATACTTATTACGGAATCTTTCTATGAcactttgttatatatatatatatatatatatatatatatatatatatattgcagagaTGATTAGTAAaacagaaacaataaagtccattATGCTACAGATGGGGAATAACACCAGAAATTGATGACTATTCCAATATTTATTTTTCCAGGTCCTGAAGAAGATTCAACCCCAAATGGTGTAAAATGTCCATCTGCCTACTGTGCTGGGACCACCGATGAGTGTGAGAGTGACAAGGAGATCGATTGCACCGGATCCGAGAAACAATGTTATGACTATAGGGGAAAAGTCATGAATCCAGGTGACCGGATCTTTATTTCTCCTAAAATTTCTATAAATGAGTTGTTTAAAGGGTTACCCAATGCAACCTTAAAGGGTCTACTCGAGATGAAAAAGCATTTCTGCTTCGTTtcaaaaatagcgccacccttgtccatgGGTGACATCTGGTATTGTAGTTTAGATCCCCTCAGATCTAGGGAGATGGTCTTCGCCCATTCATGACGATGTTCCATTATCTTACAGATGGCAATGTGGGCGATTACTCCTCGAAGGGATGTATTAACGCTCCAGGATGTGAGCATAACTTTGCCTGTCTGATCAAAGTGAAGGAGATAGAGAGGAAACTCAAGTGCTAAGTGGATCCACACAAAACCATCAGCCGCAACATGTACAACTTAAAAATAATCAAATCCGAAACAATCTTCTTTCTTTCGTAGTTCTTCAAAATTTACTCTAGTCCCCATTAAAAGTGACCTGTAGAGACTGAACGTGGATATCAGGGCACACGTACACTGCTTTGTGTCTTCAATATTCTACTAAAACCATCAGCAAGCAGGCTGGCTCATTGTAAAGGCTTTGTTTTAGGTTTGTTTGTTTGCCTCTCAGTACTTTGAGTGCACATGGGTGAATGACCCCACAATCTTAGCTAAGTAACCAGCATCCATATACAGATACCAAGACATACCTGCATTAGGCTGCCTGGAATATCTATATGTTATTGGGGCCAACTGCAGGGTTGGTAAGGTGTAATGAGGTCAGTTACAACAATGCACCCCTGTGTACTCAGAGTACTAAGTCTAAATGCACATAACAACATCCATCGGCCATAACTGACTTGTTTCCATGTAATAACAGAATATTGTGCCCTCTGGCCTCGTTCAGGTAGTGAATACCCTCTATAATAGTTTTCAGATATAAGGTCATTTGATCATCTCTGTAGTTTAATAAACTTTTTCTGTGCAGCATGTTCTTGGTGTCGTGTTTGTGTTTTATATCCATAAAAATGGCATTTGCTGCTATTAATAAGAAAACCTAAT is a genomic window of Dendropsophus ebraccatus isolate aDenEbr1 chromosome 12, aDenEbr1.pat, whole genome shotgun sequence containing:
- the LOC138768832 gene encoding phospholipase A2 inhibitor and Ly6/PLAUR domain-containing protein-like; its protein translation is MNSFSTTGLLVFCALLGSAFPHQCISCVAENSTVCQESEMECIGSRCMTASQHYKNGDKEFMSIYKGCDNETLCGVSGSVTEDPDVKIRACAACCSGDFCNNENFQRPEEDSTPNGVKCPSAYCAGTTDECESDKEIDCTGSEKQCYDYRGKVMNPDGNVGDYSSKGCINAPGCEHNFACLIKVKEIERKLKC